GCTGGCATATGGAATTGCTACCGTTTGTCGTAGGAACCTTCGCTTCACTCACAATCCTCTCAGATTGCTACATAATCGTCCCAACGACGTGGCCGAACTTGAACTACCTAGGTCGACCAGCTCGATGTGAAGCGCTCATAGCGACCTATAAATTCCGAATTTTGATCGCAGCCCCAGAATGGACGTTTCCTGTATGGTACGAGTGAAAGCAATGGACCGTGGCGCAGTGGAAAGCCTAAGGTCTCACCAGCTCGAGGCTTCTCATGTATCAGATACGACTCGGTTGCTCGGCACCGGTGCACTTGGTACACAGGACAAGAGACATGAAGCTTCGAAAGTGTTGAGTTGGTGGCAGAGACCCTCAGTATGCTCCAATTTCTCGGACGTCTATTACAATCAAGAGCTAACAGCATCCAGGTCTACTGGCTCCTCTTTCCTTTCACCGTTTTCACCCTGGCTTTCGGAGGTGTCATTGTGCCTAAATTAAATCTGTGAGCGCTTTCGTTATTGTATATTAAACTCGGaccattgactttgatgcGCAAAGGATCCTCGACATCGTTTGCAAACAATACTTGGCGGATCagaagctcctcaacccGGACAATACCTTCAAGGCTATCCTTCTTGGTAGCGAGAATCCACAATGCAAGATACCCGAGGTCCAGAAGAATGCTGCAACCTTCATGCTGCTCATGAATCTCATCACAGGCTCCCCTGAGTGCCATCGTGACTCCAAAGTTGGGACATCTATCAGACCGATGTGGTAGGACGCGATTGATGGCCCTGGCTTCCTGTGGTGGTTTAGTTGCTGAATTCATAACCATCTTGGTGGCCAGATTTCCCCAAGTGATTGACTACCGGTGGTTAGTACTGGGGAGCGTGTTTGATGGATTAACCGGCTCTTTCACAGCTGGAAGCATCCTTCACCAATCATACATTAGCGATTGCACGCCACCTCAAAACGTGCAGCGTCTATAGGCTACATGCATGCATGTCTGTTCACCGGCCTGGCATTCGGTCCTCTTTTGTCCGGATACTTTGTCAAGTGGACTGGCAGCCTCCTGTCCATCTTCTATGTGGTACTGGGTTGCCACAGTATGTTTGTGATCATAATTGGGTTCATCGTTCCTGAATCTCTgtccaagaagaagcagctgCTTGCTCGGGAGAAGTGGgacaaagaacaagagtTGAGGGCCCAGATCAGGAGGTCTCTGTTATCCACTATCCAGACGGTTAACCCATTCGAGCCTCTCAAGGTCCTCTGCCCCACAGGCCCTGGAACTTCACCTGCCCTCCGCCGAAACCTGGTTGCTCTGGCTCTCAACGATATCATCATTTTTGGAATCTCTCAAGCTGCTGGTGCGGTCATTATTTTGTACAGCGAGTACATATATGGCTGGGGCACCTTTGAGAGCTCTCGATTCGTGTCCGTTTTGTCGCTAGTTCGGGTAGTGGCTCTGATGGGGATCTTCCCAATCATCAACTATTTTGGGCGTGTTCGTCCAGCTGCTCGGAGACGACGAGAGTGTCTCATGGTGCCAGCAAAGAAGCATTATGGAGCAGACAACCTCGACATATGGGTCCTTAGGGCTGCCCTGACGTCAGATATCCTGGGTAGCATTGGATACAGCCTGTCACACTCTGAAGAGGTTTTTTTCCTTAGCGGCATGGTCACAGCAATGGGAGGACTTGGCAGTGCCGCTATCCAAGCTATTGTAACAAAGCACGTTCCCACGAACCGTGTAGGGCAGGTCTTGGGTGCGGTTGGTATGCTGCTTGCCCTTTCTAGGATTCTTGGGCCGCTCTTGTTCAACGGTATCTACGCCGCTACTGTGGGAACGTTTTCACAGGCCATCTTTGTCCTACTGGTAAGCATGTATGGCATCAGCTTCCTGGCGAGTTTTGTAATCCGGGCACACGGTGAGTTGCTCATGTTGTCCCGGGGATTCGTATATGCTAACAAGATGTGTAAGTTCATTGGGAGGATGAACAGGAGGAGACAAGCCACTTAACCCTGGACAACAGGCATAGAACACCAGCACGAACACGATGCCTATTGGTGAGGACAGACTCCGTGTCCAATAGGCCTATGATAGGACTTTCAGTCCATAATCAAAACCAACAATTCAGGAAACGCTCATGTGCAATTGGCGTGATTGCGTACCCAGCTCAATAACTGCGCCACGATTGACCATGTCGATGAGGCTTTGAAATGCTTGTTATGAAGCCGTCAGCGATACTTCTTTTGGTTCTTATTGTCAGACActacgtgtattcggtccattgatCCAGATTGGTATATTCATCTTTTTTTCTGTCGGATTTAggtatccctgcttgcatGTGACAGCCAATGCATGTTCAACAGAAACGCTGAATTCGTAAAGACCCTAATGATCAAGAAAGCCCGTGAGGCGATTTAGAAAGTATTATAACCTGCCAAGTCTTCTGAAAAGGTCCGGAGATCAAAACTTGACGATTTGTGTAATGAATTCCATCTGAATATTGATTAGTAAAATAGAGATTTACTTAAGTAATATTATGTTGTGCTATGGAAGAATTtcctatattaataatttcTTTAATTCCCCTTAGTAATTGCAGCAGTCCGGCATTATTATGCCCTAAGTGAAAGAGTCAGTAGGTCAAAGTGCCCACCCCTGACCTACGAGTACGATAGTAGTGCCTGGCGTCGCATATCAAGATTATTAGCGTGGCAACCAGCCACAACCCCTTGTTTACGCCATCGAGAAAAGGGTGTCCGGGGCAACTGGGGCTCACCATTTTGGGTTTGGGTTTGGGTGTGTGCGGCTGATGGGCTGGTAACACAGAGCAGTGGCAAACGGGTAGATTGCACAAGAAAGatgcttggtgatgatttttttttttttttgagAGGTCGAGTGGTGTtgaaaagatgaagaaggaagaaaagaggaCCAGGCTTGCACTCGCGGTGCATTTCAATCCACGCCTTGGCCTCCCTCCTGTCCTTTGATCTGAGATAAACGGGGCAACCGTAGCAGCCACATGGGCCAGGCTGGTCGCCCAACCGAAGCCAGCCGGGGTGACAAAATGAATCAGGAAGTTGATCGCCCTTTCAGGCCCAGTTATCTTGCATGATGTCGGCATTATATTATCGCCCTTCTGCTAGCCATTCGAGACGGTAAAACTATTGTAACTTGGGCAAATACGCAAAGCTCGTATCAAAAGGATTGATCTCTATGTgtaaaaaaagaaaagaaaaaagtgAAGAAAAAAACGGGCTCAGAGGCCATTCATTGCATTTGCATAAATATCTGTTGTGTGGCTGTCAATCACTTTCATCAAGTTTTGGCGGAATATCCGCCCTGATCAAGACCTCGCGGTTCTCGTCCTCACTTCCTCTTCGC
This genomic interval from Fusarium oxysporum f. sp. lycopersici 4287 chromosome 3, whole genome shotgun sequence contains the following:
- a CDS encoding hypothetical protein (At least one base has a quality score < 10), with the protein product MDVSCMVRVKAMDRGAVESLRSHQLEASHVSDTTRLLGTGALGTQDKRHEASKVLSWWQRPSVYWLLFPFTVFTLAFGGVIVPKLNLILDIVCKQYLADQKLLNPDNTFKAILLGSENPQCKIPEVQKNAATFMLLMNLITGSPECHRDSKRLHATSKRAASIGYMHACLFTGLAFGPLLSGYFVKWTGSLLSIFYVVLGCHSMFVIIIGFIVPESLSKKKQLLAREKWDKEQELRAQIRRSLLSTIQTVNPFEPLKVLCPTGPGTSPALRRNLVALALNDIIIFGISQAAGAVIILYSEYIYGWGTFESSRFVSVLSLVRVVALMGIFPIINYFGRVRPAARRRRECLMVPAKKHYGADNLDIWVLRAALTSDILGSIGYSLSHSEEVFFLSGMVTAMGGLGSAAIQAIVTKHVPTNRVGQVLGAVGMLLALSRILGPLLFNGIYAATVGTFSQAIFVLLVSMYGISFLASFVIRAHVHWEDEQEETSHLTLDNRHRTPARTRCLLVRTDSVSNRPMIGLSVHNQNQQFRKRSCAIGVIAYPAQ